DNA from Denticeps clupeoides chromosome 7, fDenClu1.1, whole genome shotgun sequence:
aatccaatttttttttacatctgttGTGCAAGTACCAACATTTAAAGATCAAATGCATCTAGAAGAATTGGACAAAGTAATAACAGGAAAGAGTTAACAATAtgcaatacaatatataaaatgaaatcaCAGATGCTACTATTCTGCTTTCTAAATTTTAACACTTAATCATCATTACTGCAATTGTTGTGTATTTCCCCGTATCAATATGCAGACTGCAGAAAAGAAGTCTTACTGTTTGAAACAAATTCATATTATATCCCACATTTGTGTTCgaaatattatgtaaaaaattatgtttctttGTTGTAACATGTTCTATAGTCTGTGTAATGAAAAGAGATATTCTAATTCTATtttgaattataaaaatatgttataataatttaatgtaGTTTATGTACTGGTCTCTGTGTGTATTTCAGGTGTTTTGGAGACGTGGAGTGTTTCAGTTGTTGAATTGGTTTTtggaggtgagatcttgcaaaCGAAGACTGATAAAAATATCAATGTTATAAAGACCGGTGCCTGTTCGTTTCAGGCGAGGTGCAAGCAGGAAACTCAAAGTGACGAGATAATCACTATCTTAGAAAAATCTTGGCCAAGCGCCACCCTGTCCCTCCCAGGGCGGAGTGACTCGAGACGTTTATAAGGGTCTCCTGCATGTCTCAGAAGATCACGATTCCCAAGGCTCTCCATCAGACTCTTGGAAAGCGCAGCAGCCGCCAGAATGGTTGAGTGGACCGAGTTCGAGCGCAGCACCATCCAGAGCATcttctccaaactcgactacgaTGTCGCGGGTGGCAAAGCTCTGGCCAGGTAATAAATGAGACTTGTTCTCCTTGCAGTTCAGCAGTGGGGGGTTCAGGCTTCACTCACCCACTTGTTCTCCTGACAGGTGTCTGGTTGTGTATCCCTGGACTCAGCGCTACTTCGGCAACTTTGGAAACTTGTACAATGCCGCGGCCATCATGGGCAACCCCAAGGTCGCCGCCCACGGCAAGGTGGTGCTTCAAGGGCTGGACAAGGCCGTGAAGAACATGGACAACATCAAGGCCGCCTACAAAGAGCTGAGCGTGCTGCACTCCGAGAAGCTGAACGTGGATCCCGACAACTTCAAGGTGCGTCTTCTGTCTCCAACCTTCACTACATGTAtgcagtcgtgtgtgtgtgtggtggaacaGTCTTGTGATGTGATGTCTCTGCTTGACCCGCAGCTGCTGGCCGACTGCCTCACCATCGTCGTCGCTGCCCAGATGGGAGCTGCGTTCACTGCACAAGTCCAGGCCGCGTTCCAGAAGTTCCTCGCCGTGGTCGTGTCCTCCCTCTGCAGGCAGTACTACTAGTCCTGTCCATCTTTCACATTCTGTTACCCAAGAAAAGCCAGATGTgtttataatttaaataaagtctTGGCAAAAGAGACATAAAACTTTTTTGTCAGTGTCTTTTATAAACTAAGAATCAATTTTGAACTTATTGCAAGTGTTGGTCTGTTACATTGTCTCGATAAACTAACAACTGATgtctataaatacatttttccagtTTTGGCTAagaatttaaatgaagtttCTTGCTGCATGTCTAGATTCCTAGTTCAATTCAGTATTTCATTATTGAAAACCATATTTTACAACCAGTGAAAACTATCAAAGTTATAGCAACTGTTTTTAACTGTTTTTAGTCAGATGCAATACCTTCGCGGGCACAAACATTTCAGGacagttacattaaaaccacaacGAACACCTGGTAAATCATTCAATACATTCATAAACGTCAGCTATTTAAATACATCAATTATTTATGAGCCATcaaataaataacttaaaacaaataaaaaacacaaacatttagtTTTTAGCTTGGCTTATTATGTTCAGTTCAGCAAAATTCTGCTTTCGTATACTTTGCGATTTCAACCAAATCATTGAATTCAGCATTTAGAATAACAACATGGATTATTATATTCAAAATTGTTCATTGTTCAAAACACATCTGAACCAACaatcatattttacattgttTCTAGCATTGGCTATTTCCTGGCTGTTTTCAGTTTCTCCAAGGCTTTGGTGTGACATATGTGATGCTTTATTTGTACAGtaggaaaaataattatttgaccaaATAAATGATCAATCTCTAATTTCAATAATTGTTTTGATAGACACAGCAATAACAATGAAGGAATTTGATGCCTTTTGCATAATGTGCTCTAGTACTTGGTGGCAAAACCTTTGCTGGCAATCACAGAGGTCAGAAGTTTTTTGTAGTGTAGCCACAAGGTTTGAACATATCTCAGGGAGTATTTTGTCCCACTCAATCTTAGCGGTACATGGCTCCAAGTCCGAGTTTTATATTAATTTCAGCTACAAACATGTAAGATAgtacattcattttaattttatatttttatcattttgtattatatttggtattatattagtatatgtctTTTTGTCATCACACGAGCTTTGGGACGCACTCGCAGAATTGGGTTGGGTGGGGTCCCTTCTGCCACCATGCCTCCAGACCAAGCCAcaccttcaaattcaaattttgtcacatacataatcatacatggtatgatatgcagtgaaatgctttttgcgacttcTACAGagcacagtattgcaaatgttgcaagtatacaatgcaaatattgcaagcatAACCAAATATAACAGTTTTATGTCTTacgtattggagttctatgtactgttgttgttaaGGGCTcggatagcctgcgggaagaagctcctcttcattctctctgtgttggacttcagggagccaaagcgcttccctgatcgcagcagagagaagagtccattgtttgggtggctgaggtccttcactatctacctggccctggtccagcaccatttgctgtagatagattgaaggtcagggagcttggtacagatgatgcgttcggctgatcgaaccacctgtagggcttgcctgtcctgcatggtgctgttcctgaaccatcccatcaggatgctctctatggtgcaggagtagaagttcctgagcaccttggagggcagtctgaagtctctcaggcatctgaggtggtagagacgctgacGGCCcttttccaacctcctccaggtaggccatcTGACATATCTCGATATGAGATGGCGTCATCTGTGGATTGGTTGGGACGGTAACCAAACTGTtgtgggtcgagtgtgtccagtaatgaagaaattatgaagtctctgaccagccgttcaagcCAAGCAATACTCCCCAAACTATGTCCAAGCCTGACCACCCAACCCACATCCGCCTTGTCTGTTTTGTGCTACAATGCTCCTGGACAACAGACTCTCTgtcaagtttacatttacatttatcagacgtccttatccagagcgacttacaatcagtagttacagggacagtccccctggagcaacttagggttatgtgtcttgctcagggacacaatggtagtaagtgggatttgaacctgggtcttctggttcataggcaagtgtgttacccactaggctactaccaagtTGGAGAAGAGTTCATTACACATGATACACCTCATTCAGTCACTGACCTCCGGATTCCATCCTGCATCCAATGGCCAGAACAAGCTGATCAACCAGAAATTGGAGAAATACCTCAGATGTTTGAGCTGACCCACTTCCTGGTCCAAGCATCTCCTCCTTGCAGAGCTCCCCCATAACCAGCATGTGTCATCGGCCATGGGCCTCTCCCCCTTCAAGGCCTCCACCGGTCAAACCCCCCTGTGGTTCCCCACTCCTGCTGCCTTTGGAGTTAACCTATGCTTCCACCAGCTCCATTGCACCTGAGCCATGGTCCACCATGCCCTGAACACATTGGAGCCATGAAGAGACATGTTGACTGGCAAAGGAGACACACCCTTATGTTCCATCCCTGCTCAGACATCTAGGACCCGACCCTCCTCCAGGAGTCCCACAATGCCCATCAGTCTATGACACCCACTTGTCCAGTGCCAGGCATAGAGAGGGGGGGTCCTGTCACACCAGTCACCCGTCCGCCGGGCCACCAGAGGGCACAGGTTCAaccctgaccctgtcgaactgGAAGGACACTGCACCCAGGCCAGCCGGCATAAAATGCTGGAGACGAGTGAAGACAGACACAAACTGATACTGATCTCACATCTGCTATAGTCTTACCTGCATAGATACTGCTTCATGCTGACTACCTTTTGATCTGATTACAATTCTTGTGTGCCCTTGATGTTGCCAACCAATTTTCTTTCACTCACGACTATGACTCCCATGCCTTCTCTGACATTGTATCCGCTCCCTAGACCTACCAAGCCCATCAACCTCGATTACAGCCAACATATCCCAAGGGCCACTAAGGAGGCAAAGCCAGCTTATGCAGAGAACTTAACAGTCACTTAATGTTATAGGACACACGGCACATTTGACAAGAGATTCAGACCATGAAAGGCTACAAGCCAGCACACCAGGCCTGCAGCAACAACCCCTCCCTGCAAGGTGAACTTCTTTGAATGCTTTGAAGCAGAGATCAGGGAGCCATTAAGGAAGACAACCCCTTCTCCCAATGACCAGGTATTCTGAAGAGTGAACCCGCAGGAACAGACAGCATACCTGGTTGGGTGCTATGGGAGAGTGCTGATcagcttgcagacatcttcacagatttCTTCAACACTTCACTGTTTAGTTTAGCCATGGTACCTGCATGCCTCAAAACCACATAATTgtcccagtgccaaagaagtcaactgtgtcctgcctcaatgattaCCAGCCCATAGCGCTCACATccatcattatgaagtgctttTAGAGGCTGGTACTGAAGACCCAACTCCCACAGATTCTGGACCTACTTCAGTTTGGTTATCACCCAAACCGCTCCACAGACAATGCCATTTCATCTGCCATCCACACATCACTCTCCTACctagacaaaaaaagacacttttgccagaatgctttttattgacttcagctcagcattcaaaaCTGTCATCCTTCAGAAGCTGGAAAGGAAGTTGGACTTGCTgcgaataagctctccactctgcagttggatcttggacttcgtaacagacaggcctcagtctgtgtctatagatATCATGAAGCTGCATAGAAGGTCCACATGGCTGTCAGCAGTGTGCTgacatgtcaaaaaaaaaacacctcaaggTCCTCAAACtaagcacaggttccccacagggatatgtgctcagcccactgctgttaactctgctgacacacgactaTGCTGCACAGTACAATTTGAATCgcatcatcaagtttgcagatgacacaacagtagtggggctcatcaccaacaacgttGAGTTTGCGtgcagagaggagataaaacatctggtggatgtGCCAAAGAAATAACCTGGCTCTCAATGCTAACAAGAAGAGATGGTAATCAACTTCAAGGAAGAaactgactgtccccaccccactgtaAATCAATGGATCCTCTGTTGAGATCGTCATCAGTgtgaatatttcttttttttttttattggaattagagcctgaacaataacaaaattctcaagaggttacaaaagaaaacagctcaaactgtatatacatatacacccacacacacacacacaaaaaaaacacagcctaCGATCACTCCCACAACCAACCAAAAGCGCTGAGGAAAAAAGCTGAGGAACACAAGGAAGAACCCATCCAGTCGTGGTGAGTGCTGGCGCCAGCGGGGAGCGCTGGAGGATCTCCGAGCAGTTTCCGCAGCGAGATGCACCAGGACCGGGGTACAACCCCCACGTACTGTTTGAGTGGTTACTTCTCGGTGATTCGGGTGTCGAGTCGCGGTAAAAGGCGACGTGTAATGGCATCAACCCCTGGGTGATCCGCAAAAAAGGTGGAAGTGTTCTTCTGTTGGGGATATTGGCCAGCTCCAGCTGGAATGGCTGGAGTACTAGCCATGGGAGGTAATCGCACCCTGGCTCAAGGGGATAAGCAGGGTGGCCAACCCACATGACTTCCGGGAGTACAATGACAAGGGAGACACAGACGACAAAAGCAAGTATGACATGAGTTGGTGGGTAGTCAGGGTCAGGATGGGCTCCGCTCATCGCGGCCATCCGCGATCATCTTTcagggaggggagctggtcacactgccagcagAAGGCACCAACTGGGGGTGCAGTAAACAGTTGCTAGAGGGTCCGGGACCGTCTCCCTGTGAGGGACACAGGAAGCATCAAAGGGGACTTGTGGAGACAGGGCCTTGAAGGGTCGGacctgatttttgtgtgcaggttagAGGGACCCTGTTGTTTCAGtcctggcaatcaccacacgcctgcgggtttgtttttagttctccccttttatttcccctgttttcagccctTGGACCATTTTGGtttctgttattaataaatcactgtTCCCAGAAagtcccgcctctgtgcttccttcccccttcaGCTCGCAGATGTGAcaatttgcttctattgccaaccaattCATTTGAGCATCTGATGCTTCAAACTGAAGCCAGTTTTTGAGGATCCTAATATTAGATGCccaataataaaacctaaaacgTAGtaagttttcttggtctttttCTTGGTTTCGTTTCTTGTAAGTACTGTCTGTGCAGTTTCGGATACTTCTTATTCCAGATAAACTCCAAGATCAcagagtcaactttctgaaaaaattaCTGAGGCACAAATATTGGTATGCATTGAATTTGGTAGAATTTACACCTTATTAAAACATGCAGTTATAGACAGATTAAGAATGGACCACCGTTCACGAACCTTAgacagcaaggaaacaaaattgGCTTTTAAAAGATCCTCAAATGTAGTGGTGACACAGACACCACTATATGTAAAGTCATGATGGGCAATTTTAAAGGGTAAGCTATAAAGAGGGTAATTCTCACCGGAAATAATAATGGGAAATAATTTTGCAAGATGGCAGCAGCTGGACAACCATTGAACAGCCCGTGGTCGGTGCCCGCAGTCCTTGTGGAAAAGTAGGACAACTCCTGACCGTGTGTACCCCGACCCCCAGCGGGCATTCATGCACCGATGCCAGCAATGATGGCGTGGATGCCATACTGTCACAGGCGACGGAGCAAGATGAGCGAGTAGTCGCATACTACAGCAAGACTCTCAGTAGACCCAAACAGAACTATTGCGTCACGCAGCGTGAGCTGCCCTCAGTGGTGCAGGCCCGTTGTCATTTCCGGACGTACCTGTACAACTGTCGGTTCCGGTTGAGGACAGACAACGCCTCACTCACATGGCTCCTGGGGTTCCGCTGCCCGGAGGGACAACTCGCTTGATGGTTAGAAGCCCTCTGTTACATCCCTgaacgtatgctcccacgtgttctgtgtgtctggctgtgttttttgcatcctgtctcttttaggttgacttcatagGAGaagttgaagccttccagctccacctaccatctgccattggtcacctccacctatataaagagactttggatggtgttcgagaggtccccagggtctgctaggcccttacgcttttgggaggtccccagggtccacagagatctgcgtggagctccattggggatctcattcgtgtgtcttgttgctttgtgtgatagatccctttgttgttagcctgttagctgttagcctgttatgtgccctgtTCATCACACGAACAGCCTCAGCTTGAGTCTTCCGGGGTGACGTTCAGCATTCAAAGTTGCCTCCAATCGGTACCCTCCAAAGAGCAGGTAGGTTAAGGTAGCTTGTGTTAGGCATGTTTAGGACCGGATTTACAAttttgctgctgtgtttgtggcctcaggtatACGTTCACTGGAGAGGAGTTTGTGTAGGCTTGGGTGGTTGTTAgtattcagctttttgttttttggagtACAAGTTTGTGTGGGGCAGTTGATATGTTGTATACGCAGTGTTGTATAATTTTTGTGGACATTCATTAGTGCTCCTTCTGCATTCGTTTGGCACAGTGTTTAAAAGACTGTTTGAATTGCTGTGTGGTGTTGGCTCACTCTCAGTAGTGAGGTTCTTCGGCGGAAGGATACTCTGTTTCAGTTGTGGAGCGTGTTTGTTAAGAGGAACGTTTTTCACAGCCCTGCCTGCTGATGCGCTCTCGTCAAGCATTTCTACCGATCTGGCGAGTGACTCTGATGCGGATGTAAAAATCTGtgagtgctcattggagaagcgTGAGTGGCTTGATTCAGCGAGAGTTTGTCCATAATGCGAATACCGTAACTACAGGCTTGcaagatggtgcaggagcttcagcttttgccaCCTGGAGTGTCAGCGTGAGCTTGAGCTCAGAAAGTTGGAGCAGGAGGTTGGAATGGAACGTAACTAAGTACCAATGTAAGCActgagtgtgcttttgtgtaaagctcCCACAACAGTCTAGGACGACTGTTGTATGGCAG
Protein-coding regions in this window:
- the LOC114793363 gene encoding hemoglobin subunit beta-like isoform X2, producing the protein MVEWTEFERSTIQSIFSKLDYDVAGGKALARCLVVYPWTQRYFGNFGNLYNAAAIMGNPKVAAHGKVVLQGLDKAVKNMDNIKAAYKELSVLHSEKLNVDPDNFKLLADCLTIVVAAQMGAAFTAQVQAAFQKFLAVVVSSLCRQYY
- the LOC114793363 gene encoding hemoglobin subunit beta-like isoform X1, whose protein sequence is MGHWTEFERSTIQSIFSKLDYDVAGGKALARCLVVYPWTQRYFGNFGNLYNAAAIMGNPKVAAHGKVVLQGLDKAVKNMDNIKAAYKELSVLHSEKLNVDPDNFKLLADCLTIVVAAQMGAAFTAQVQAAFQKFLAVVVSSLCRQYY